In Papaver somniferum cultivar HN1 chromosome 1, ASM357369v1, whole genome shotgun sequence, a genomic segment contains:
- the LOC113280915 gene encoding 60S ribosomal protein L7-4-like, which produces MGGEIKAETMIPEHVLKKNKRDEQWALASKTALVAQKEKNSENRKLIYKRAEQYAKEYSEQERELIRLKREAKLKGGFYVNPEAKLLFIVRIRGINAMDPKTKKILQLFRLRQIFNGVFLKVNKATLQMLQRVGPYVTYGYPNLKTVKELIYKRGYGKLNKRRTALTDNSIVEQGLGKYGIICVEDLIHEIMTVGPHFKQANNFLWPFKLSAPLGGLKKKRNHYVEGGDAGNREDYINKLVRRMN; this is translated from the exons ATGGGTGGGGAAATCAAGGCAGAGACTATGATTCCAGAGCATGTCTTGAAAAAGAATAAGAGAGATGAACAATGGGCTCTGGCATCGAAAACTGCCCTAGTAGCTCAGAAGGAAAAGAACTCTGAAAACAGAAAGCTCATCTACAAGAGGGCTGAGCAGTATGCTAAGGAATACTCAGAGCAG GAGAGGGAATTGATCAGGTTGAAACGTGAGGCTAAGCTAAAAGGAGGATTCTATGTTAACCCTGAAGCCAAATTGCTTTTTATTGTCCGTATTCGTGG TATTAATGCTATGGACCCAAAGACCAAGAAGATATTGCAGCTTTTCCGTTTGAGACAG ATCTTCAATGGTGTATTTCTTAAAGTGAACAAAGCTACTTTACAGATGTTGCAAAGAGTTGGGCCATATGTAACTTATGG ATACCCAAATCTCAAAACTGTCAAGGAATTGATCTACAAGAGAGGTTACGGAAAGCTGAACAAGCGAAGGACAGCCTTGACTGATAATTCTATCGTTGAACAG GGTCTTGGCAAGTACGGCATCATCTGTGTTGAGGATTTGATTCACGAGATCATGACTGTCGGCCCTCACTTCAAGCAAGCCAACAACTTCTTATGGCCATTCAAATTGAGTGCTCCTCTAGGTggtttgaagaagaagagaaaccaCTACGTAGAAGGTGGTGATGCTGGTAACCGTGAGGACTACATCAACAAACTTGTCAGGAGAATGAATTAG